The sequence CGAGTAATTGTTTTGGTATGCAATGTGAATGAAAAATCCGTGTTCTTTTTAAGTTGGTAGAGTTTAAATTAATGAGAGTATAAagcgaaaaatattttaattattaataGTGTATTCACTGCATTGTATTGATGATATCATCAATCTTTAGAATTGATCGAACGGTTTCCGAAGCCAATGTGATAGACGAAGTGGACACCAGAAGTGGTTGCACGACATTCTCCGCTAAAATATCGGTGATGGCTCCCTTACGCACGTTGATTCCAGCATTTTTCTCGCCTTGGGCATGGCGGTTACGAAGTTCAGTGACGGTAGCAATTGGATTCAACCCTGCATTTTCGGCCAACGTCGAAGGAATAACTTCCAACGCATTGGCAAAACCGCGGAAGCAGTAGGCATCCACACCTTCCAAAGTTTGAGCGTGAGCTGCCAGCTGGAGAGCCATTTCGATTTCCGGGGCGCCACCGCCGGCAATCTGAGCGCGTTTCTTCACCAGGCATCGAACCACGCAAAGGGCGTCATGCAAAGAGCGAGCAGCTTCTTCCAACACCAATTTATTCGAGCCACGAACAACGATCGAAACGGTCTTCCCCATATTCTGGATTCCAGTGACCTTGACGAACTTGCTCGATCCACTCGAAACCTCTTCAACCAGATCAGCGTTGACCAAATGTTCCGGCAAGAAATGATCCAAAGAGGCAATAGGTCTGCAGTTCAGGGTTTTGCAGACAAACTCGATGTCCTCACGTTCGATGTCTTTCACCACCATCACTTTAATCTTGTCCAGGAAATGCAATGCCAAATCCGAGACAGCATCGCGAAGAATGGATTTCTGAACCAGCAGCACATTGCATCCTGACTTCTTGATCTGTTTTACAATATTCAGAATGTAGGCACGCTCCTCTTTAAGCACTCGATCCATGGCAGCGTAGTCAGATACGATAACGCTATGATCCATGTCAGTTTTAGGAGCAGAGATGCAGAACTGGATCAATCCAATTTTTGCCTTTTCCACGCGTTTTGGTCCGTTGACTCCACTTGACCGCTGAGTGAACACCAGTCCATCAACCAGTTCCGTATCATCAATAGTACCCCCGAGGCTGCGAATGACTTTGACGTTCTTGAGGTCCACTCCGCTCTCATGTCCTGACTCGGTGACCTTCAGAACCGCGTCGACAGCAATCGGAGCCAGTTGACTGCTGTGCTGTGATACGACCTTCGAGTTCAACGACGTGGAAGCGCTTTTGATGAGCGATTCACGGTCGGTCAACTCGATCGGCCTAGACATttccgtaagaatatccactgCCTTGGCAGAACACTTCTGGAAGGCATCCGAGATCGCAGTTGGATGGATGCccatctggagcaacttctCCGCGGCTTCCAGCAGTGCGCCAGCCACAACCACCACCGACGTGGTACCATCTCCCGCTTCAACGTCCTGTGCGCGGGAAAGTTCGACCAACATCTTTGCGGCGGGGTGAATGACGTTCATTTGCTTCAAAATTGTTGCTCCATCATTGGTGATTGTGACCTCACCATTTCCGGCTTGTATCTGGAATAGTTAATAGAAGAATAGAATTACATGGGACATTTTTATTAGACAA comes from Armigeres subalbatus isolate Guangzhou_Male chromosome 2, GZ_Asu_2, whole genome shotgun sequence and encodes:
- the LOC134213853 gene encoding T-complex protein 1 subunit delta, whose protein sequence is MVVKPAARGIKPQGQAYKDKSKPADIRQSNINAAKAVSDAIRTSLGPRGMDKMIQAGNGEVTITNDGATILKQMNVIHPAAKMLVELSRAQDVEAGDGTTSVVVVAGALLEAAEKLLQMGIHPTAISDAFQKCSAKAVDILTEMSRPIELTDRESLIKSASTSLNSKVVSQHSSQLAPIAVDAVLKVTESGHESGVDLKNVKVIRSLGGTIDDTELVDGLVFTQRSSGVNGPKRVEKAKIGLIQFCISAPKTDMDHSVIVSDYAAMDRVLKEERAYILNIVKQIKKSGCNVLLVQKSILRDAVSDLALHFLDKIKVMVVKDIEREDIEFVCKTLNCRPIASLDHFLPEHLVNADLVEEVSSGSSKFVKVTGIQNMGKTVSIVVRGSNKLVLEEAARSLHDALCVVRCLVKKRAQIAGGGAPEIEMALQLAAHAQTLEGVDAYCFRGFANALEVIPSTLAENAGLNPIATVTELRNRHAQGEKNAGINVRKGAITDILAENVVQPLLVSTSSITLASETVRSILKIDDIINTMQ